GCGGCGGTCGCCGGGCTGATCGGCGGCACGGTCGCCTGCGGATTCCTGGTGATCGCCCGGTACTTCATCATCGACAACGGTCTGGCCCTGTCCGAGAAGCTGAACCTGATCAACTTCATCGGCTGGGACGCCGTGCTGACCAAGCTCCCGCTCATCCTCGCCACGAGCCTGCTGATGCCCGCGCTGGCCGCGTTCTTCGCGCTGCGCAAGTATCTGAAGGTGTGACGCACGCCCCGAGGGTCGTACGGTCAACCGACCGTACGGCCCTTCGCGTTCCCCTAGACTCACCGCCATGTCAGGCCGTGACCTGTTCTGTCAGCCCCGCCGTTTCGGCCGCGGGGCCGCCCTGACATTGGTGTTCGCGAGCGTGCTCGTCGCGGGCGCCGCCACCGGGTCGCTGCCGGGGGACCCGGGAGAAGCCGGGCGCAGCGCCTCGGGCGCCGCCCCCTCCACGGCCCCCGCCGGTCACTCCGGGGACGTGACGCGAGCCGCCGAGGAGGCCGCCGCGGACGGCAAGTCCCCCATGGAGGCCGCCGAGCGTGCCGTCAGCCGCAGCGGGGACCGCTGGGCGGCCGTCTACTCCGAGGGCGAGTACGAGGAGTTCGAGGAGTCCCTCGACGGCCGGTACACCGGCGTCGGCCTGGAGGCGCGGCGCGAGCGGGACGGCCGGATCGAGGTGACCAAGGTGCAGCCGGGCTCGCCCGCGGCCGCCGCCGGAGTCCGCGCCGGGGACCGGCTGCGCAGCGTCGACGGACGGTCCGTGAACGGGCTCCCCGTCACCGACGTCATCTCCTTACTGCGCGGTGACGCCACCGACGCGCCCGCCGGCACCACCGTCCGTCTCGGCCTGGAGCGCGGCACGCGCGCGTGGACCGAGACCCTGCGCCGGGCGCTCCTGTCCACGGACTCCGTCACCGTCCACCGGCTTTCCGACGACACCACCGTCATCACCGTGGCCGCCTTCACCAAGGGGGTCGGTGACAGCGTGCGCAAGGCCGTCCGCCGGGCCCCGGCCGGCGCCGGGATCGTCCTCGATCTGCGCGGCAACTCCGGCGGTTTGGTCACCGAGGCCGTCTCCACCGCCTCCGCCTTCCTCGACGGCGGCCTCGTCGCCACCTATGACGTCGACGGCGACCAGCGCGCCCTGCACGCCGAAGGCGGCGGCGACACCACCAGCCCCCTGGTCGCCCTCGTCGACGGCGGCACCATGAGCGCCGCCGAACTCCTCACCGGCGCCCTCCAGGACCGTGGCCGTGCGGTCGTCGTGGGCTCCCGCACCTTCGGCAAGGGCTCGGTCCAGATGCCGAGGCGGCTGCCCGACGGCTCCGTCGCCGAGCTGACCGTCGGCCACTACCGCACCCCCTCCGGCCGCGGCGTCGACGGCCGGGGCATCACCCCCGACCTGGAGGCGGACGACGGGGCGCTGGAGCGGGCCGAGACCGTGCTGAGCGGGCTCGGGGACGTGTCCTGAGCCTCCCGTGACCAGGTCCGGTGCCCGGCTTCGTAATCGGCTTTCCCTCTGCGGGCCTCCGGGTGCGAAAATGGCCGGACTATGAGCAAGGGAATGTACGTACCGAAGGAGTCCCAGCCGAAGCAGGGCGGGGCGGCCGCGTCCGGCAAGGCCAAGGACGGCAAGCGCAAGATCGTCGCGCAGAACAAGAAGGCCCGGCACGACTACGCGATCGTCGACGTCTACGAGGCGGGTCTCGTGCTCACCGGCACCGAGGTGAAGTCGCTGCGCCAGGGCCGTGCCTCGCTGACCGACGGCTTCGTCCAGATCGAGGGGAACGAGGCGTGGCTGCACGCCGCACACATCCCCGAGTACAGCCAGGGCAGCTGGACCAACCACTCCGCGCGCCGCAAGCGCAAGCTGCTGCTGCATCGCGAGGAGATCGACAAGCTGGCGGTGAAGTCCGAGGAGACGGGCCACACGATCGTGCCCCTCGCCCTGTACTTCAAGGACGGCCGGGCGAAGGCCGAGATCGCGCTGGCGCGCGGCAAGAAGGAGTACGACAAGCGGCAGACCCTGCGCGAGCAGCAGGACCGCCGGGAGACGGACCGGGCGATCGCGGCGGCCAAGCGCAAGCAGCGGCACGCCTGACCGCGGCGGGCGTGGCCGCCGGGAATGCAGTGGCATCGACGTGCGTTGGTCACGTACGATGGCACCTGTGCCCCGCAGCGGGCACGGACCCTCCTCGGAGGGATTGAAAAATCAACATGGGGATGATCGGTTTCGACAGCGACTGTCGAAGCAGGGGAAGCGTGTCGAGGAAGCGGCAATGATCTCGTAAACCATATGTCGCAAAAAATAATCGCCAATATCAAGAGCGATTCCCAGTCCTACGCCCTCGCTGCCTAATAAGCCGCGAGTGTAGGACCCATAATGGGTGTCAGCCCGGGAGTGTTCCCGACCCGGATCCTGGCATAATCTAGGGAACTAAACCATCGAGCCCGGTCACGGGGTTCGATGGGAAATCAAACAGTGACTGGGCCCGTCGGCGACTTGTTCGCGTGATCGCCGGGGCCGAGAAAATCACAGCGAACTGCACACGGAGAAGCCCTGATTCTGCACCGTTGGACGCGGGTTCGATTCCCGCCATCTCCACGAGATGGAGGTGACCCGCTCTCGCCTGTCGCGCGAGCGCGGATCACCTCGCCTTGGTCCGGAGGAAAAGAATTCCGGACCGCCTCATCCCATGTGAACAAGAACCCCGTCGCTTCCGAGCGGCGGGGTTCTTGTCGTGCCGGGCGTTCCGTGCCGGGGCGTGCCCGGCGACCGGTCAGGGACGACCGACCGTCCGGGGGGCTGTGCTCGCCCGCCGGGTCAGCGTCGGTGGCAGCAGGTCGACCCGGGTACCGTCTCGCCGCCGAGCTTGCGCATCAGCAGATCCACCGCCCGCTCACCGACCTCCTCCGACGGCAGCGCGACGGAGGTGACGGGCACCCGGATCCCCGAGGCGAGTCCGTCCGGGCAGATCGCCGTGACCGACATGTCGCCGGGGACCTGTAGCCCCAGCTGTTCGAACGCGTCGATGAGCGGCTCCAGGACCGCCTCGTTGTGGACCACCACCCCGGTCAGCGCGGGTTGCTCGCGCAGGAGCCGCTCCGCCACCCGCCGGGCCGCTGCCGGGGCCGCCTTCGCCTTCAGCCGGGTCAGCATGCCCTCCGGGTCGGGGAAGACCCGGGGTCCCAGCGGAAGTCGCACCAGTTGAACTCCCACATCCAGAAGCAGTCGAAATGGAAGACGGAAAGGGGCAGTTCGCGCTCCCGCATGCCCTCGATGAAGGAGGTCACCGTCTCCTCGTCGTAGGACGTGGTGAACGACGTCGACAGCCACAGGCCGAACGACCAGGCCGGCGGGAGGGCCGGCCGGCCGGTGAGGGCCGTGTACTTGCGCAGGATGTCCTTCGGGGCGGGGCCGTGGATGACGTAGTACGTCAGCTCCTGGGTCTCGGCGCTGAACTGGACCCTCGACACCGCCTCCGAGCCGACCTCGAAGGACACCTTGCCCGGGTGGTCGACGAAGACGCCGTAGCCCGCGTCCGTGAGGTAGAACGGCACGTTCTTGTAGGCCTGTTCGGTCGCCGTGCCGCCGTCGGCGTTCCAGATGTCGACGGCCTGCCCGTTCCTGACCAGCGGTCCGAAGCGTTCGCCGAGGCCGTAGACGGAGGTTCCGACCCCCAGGTCCAGCTGCTCGCGCAGATAGTGGCCGCCGGTGGCCGCGTCCCGCATGATGCCCATGCCCTTGGGGCCGCTGGAGGTGAGGGTGCGGCCATGGGCGAGGAACTCCACGTGCCAGGGGCCGGAACGGGCGACCTTCACCGACAGCGCGCCGGAGGTCAGGGTCGCGCAGGTGTCGTCGTGGGAGAGCTGCGGGGCGGTGGCCACCCCGGTGAGGGCGAAGGCGGGGCCACGGGGCCGCTCGCCCGTGAAGTGGGTGAGGGTCACACCGACCACGTCGGGCATCGGGGTGTGGAGGGTGACCGTCATGACCGGTCCCGTCAGCAGGTCGCCGCGGCTGCGGACGGGCCGGGTGGGCGCGTGGATCTCCAGGACGCCGTCCGACTCGGTGACGTCGAGGACCTCGGCCGGGTGCGCGGCCGTGACGCCCTCGCGCAGCAGCCAGTAGCCGTCGGTGAACTTCATGCGCAGGGGTCCTCGTACTCCATGAGGCCGGGCGCCTCGGAGGAGCCGCCGTCGTCCGAGCCGCCGTGGAAGCCCGGGAGCGGGGAACCGGCGACGTCCGCCGCGGCGCACGCCGTTCCCCTTCGTGTCCTCACACGCCTTCGTGCCGTCGACATCCTGCGCCTCCGGGGGAGTCGGATGGTTCTGGGAGCGTCACGGTGCGTCGATCGAATCGATTCGATGAGCCCCGTCGAAGCGCTTCGACGGGGGAACGTATGTGGCTGTTGTGGTCGCGTCAATGGACAGGTGGGAGCAGGCGGGGGAAACGCGCCATCCGGCCGCGACTTCGCTGAAGTTTCCGGCCATGCCTGGGGCGAGGTGGCGTTCGCCCCAGGGCATGGTAATTCTGCCCCTCTATGACCGCATTGGAGTAGATGGTCCTGTCTTCCTCGATCCCTCGCTTGTCTTGAGCGATCGCTTTCGGGATCGGGTGTGATCGAGGCGGTCGGATTGCGGCTGCGAAGGATGGCTGGGGGGCGATTTCCGGCCATAGGCATGAACATGACCTCTGCCCGCAAATGACACATCGCGAACACAGGGCCCAAGCTTGCGCTAGATTCTTGGACCTGAGCGCAATGGGGTAAAAGGGGCGCTGGAGACGGGTGGGGGCCCGGTTTCGTCGACTGCGCTCAGGGTCGCAGGCGCACCCAGAACAGTTCCTTGGGGGGAAGTGCGCACATGAAGAATTGGCGGGAAGACGCCCAACCGGAGTGGCCGGAGGCGGCATCCCCGACCCGGGACACACCGGTCGCGGGGGCGGGAGTACAGAATTTCGGCGGGATCCTCGGCGGGATCGGGGGGCAGCCTCTGACGTCCATGGCGGGCGAGAGCGCCAGATACCGGTCATTACTTGACGTACCCCGTGAAAGCGGCCTGCTGTCGGCCTCGGACGCGTCGAACAGCCTTTCCGAAAACGAACGGTCGGGCGATCTCCGGGATCCCTGGGGAGAAGGACCCGGCGGCGCCGCGGACAAGGGCAACGATCCGGGCGAGGTGACCGTCCAGCTCGACCCGTTGAAGAGCGGGCGGCACGACGGTCCGGAGGGCGCCTCCGACGTCCCGGTGTTCGTCGACGAGTCGGGCCGGCGCAGCCGGACGTTCCGCCGTATCGGCATCCTGGTGGGCACCGCCTGCGGGGCGTACGCCGTCGTCATCGTGGCCGCGCTGCTGACGGGGAACGCGGGTGCGCCCTGGCTGCCGGTTCCCGTGCCGGGGCAGGCGGACGACAAGCCGGCGGCCGGCAACGTGGATGCCACGTCGGCGCCGGACGGGTCCGAGAGCCCGCGCCCCGGGGCTCCCGATGCCCGGGTGCCGGGCGGCGCGGATGTCACCGCCACCGCGTCCGGCGCCGTGCCGGGCAAGCCGGGCGCGAGTACGGCGCCGGGTGCGTCG
This Streptomyces sp. NBC_00377 DNA region includes the following protein-coding sequences:
- a CDS encoding S41 family peptidase, which gives rise to MSGRDLFCQPRRFGRGAALTLVFASVLVAGAATGSLPGDPGEAGRSASGAAPSTAPAGHSGDVTRAAEEAAADGKSPMEAAERAVSRSGDRWAAVYSEGEYEEFEESLDGRYTGVGLEARRERDGRIEVTKVQPGSPAAAAGVRAGDRLRSVDGRSVNGLPVTDVISLLRGDATDAPAGTTVRLGLERGTRAWTETLRRALLSTDSVTVHRLSDDTTVITVAAFTKGVGDSVRKAVRRAPAGAGIVLDLRGNSGGLVTEAVSTASAFLDGGLVATYDVDGDQRALHAEGGGDTTSPLVALVDGGTMSAAELLTGALQDRGRAVVVGSRTFGKGSVQMPRRLPDGSVAELTVGHYRTPSGRGVDGRGITPDLEADDGALERAETVLSGLGDVS
- the smpB gene encoding SsrA-binding protein SmpB, yielding MSKGMYVPKESQPKQGGAAASGKAKDGKRKIVAQNKKARHDYAIVDVYEAGLVLTGTEVKSLRQGRASLTDGFVQIEGNEAWLHAAHIPEYSQGSWTNHSARRKRKLLLHREEIDKLAVKSEETGHTIVPLALYFKDGRAKAEIALARGKKEYDKRQTLREQQDRRETDRAIAAAKRKQRHA